The region CCCAGATGCGCGTGGAAGCCCGGCGGCGGCTTGTGGCCCTTCGCACGGATTTCCTGCAGCGCCTTTTCGAGCGCGTCGATCTGCTCCTGAGGCGATTTTTGCCCCTTGAAGTATTCGTACACCTGCGGCTGATAGCCGGTCCACTGATAAAGCGGCGGCGTGGAGCTCGCGCAGCCGGCGAGCAGCAAGGCGGCGGCCGTTGCCGGCAGCCAGTTACCCCGTTTCATGGTCTGTTCTCTTTTGATTGATGTCGTGGTGAATCGGTCCAGCGCGGCGCCGGTCCCGGCGCGCGCTGCGGCCTATGCGGCGATGGTCGCCGCGACGCTTACTTCGACGCCTTCAGTGCGCCGGCGTCGACCTGGTCGACGAGGTGGTTCACGGCTTCCTGGATCGCGAGATCCAGCACCTTGCCGTTGAGCGTCGAGTCGTAGCCGGCCGTGCCGCCGAAGCCGATCACCTCGCGGTTCGACAAGCTGAATTCGCCCGCGCCCTGGCTCGACGCAATCACTTCCGACGTCGTCGTGTCGACGATGTTCAGGTTGACCTTCGCGTATGCGACCTGCGTCTTGCCGCGGCCGAGAATCCCGAACAGCTGGTGATCGCCGACATCCTTGCGGCCGAACTCGGTCACGTCGCCGGTCACCACGTAGTTCGCGCCCTTCACGGCCTGCGCCTTCTTCATGAACCCGGCTTCCTGCTTGATC is a window of Burkholderia latens DNA encoding:
- a CDS encoding DUF4810 domain-containing protein; translation: MKRGNWLPATAAALLLAGCASSTPPLYQWTGYQPQVYEYFKGQKSPQEQIDALEKALQEIRAKGHKPPPGFHAHLGMLYASVGSEQQAEQELQAEKQLFPESSTYMDFLLKKKTGAPKTADQKATQAIAGQKDPAPTTAKQ
- a CDS encoding CsgG/HfaB family protein, producing MQTRRTVLVAAALVAALSGCATESSRTLDVPVVSSAQKPYAGKPVAIAVGKFDNRSSYMRGIFSDGIDRLGGQAKTILVTRLQQSRRFNVLDRENLEEIKQEAGFMKKAQAVKGANYVVTGDVTEFGRKDVGDHQLFGILGRGKTQVAYAKVNLNIVDTTTSEVIASSQGAGEFSLSNREVIGFGGTAGYDSTLNGKVLDLAIQEAVNHLVDQVDAGALKASK